A stretch of the Aegilops tauschii subsp. strangulata cultivar AL8/78 chromosome 4, Aet v6.0, whole genome shotgun sequence genome encodes the following:
- the LOC109748247 gene encoding uncharacterized protein codes for MPSWNDEESSDEDINMVSMDPQLFETPDSVVEPTFCGSYTESEPTCMMHHQRPKKMVAFEGALTGRRFLGCPVQQDVGVNCGVVEWVDGPWPEILQRCLTRIWDMYHEQNLGRVNDKQAHEKEVAKLQKEIDFLSNNYSQLVEDVSKLFDYQDGKMSHDMGYTSRQSMN; via the exons ATGCCATCCTGGAATGATGAGGAGAGCTCGGACGAGGACATCAACATGGTTTCAATGGATCCTCAGCTCTTT GAAACCCCTGACAGTGTGGTGGAACCAACTTTTTGTGGTTCTTACACTGAATCTGAGCCGACGTGCATGATGCATCATCAGAGGCCGAAGAAGATGGTGGCTTTTGAAGGTGCTTTGACTGGGAGGCGATTCCTGGGTTGTCCTGTGCAGCAG GATGTAGGTGTGAACTGTGGGGTTGTGGAGTGGGTGGATGGTCCTTGGCCAGAGATTCTACAAAGGTGCCTAACCAGGATTTGGGACATGTACCATGAGCAGAACTTGGGAAGGGTGAATGACAAACAAGCTCATGAGAAAGAGGTGGCCAAGCTACAGAAGGAAATTGATTTCCTGTCAAACAACTACAGCCAGTTGGTGGAAGATGTATCCAAGCTATTTGACTATCAAGATGGCAAGATGTCTCATGACATGGGCTATACCAGCAGGCAATCAATGAACTAA